Below is a window of Clostridium sp. JN-1 DNA.
CAGCACTATTCAAACAGCGATTATTATACCTTAATAGCGATTATTATACTTTAATAAAGGTTATTATACTTTAATAACGATTATTACATTTTAATGACTATCATTAATTTTAAAACAATTATTTCAATCATATTATTTGCCGCAAAATATGAAAAAATGTTATACTTACATTAAATTTGATATTATATATTTTTACTTTATTCTTGAAGTTGTTACATTGATATTATTTTGGAGGTATTAATCGATGTTTAAAGTCAAAAAAAATTTTATTTTAATATTTTTAATCGCAATTTCACTACTACTTGGCGGATGCAGTACATCAAATTCCGCTGATTCCAATAAAAGCAGTGATCAAAAAATGGAATCAACTAAAAATACAACTTATCCACTTAAGATAAAAGATTCCACAAACAGGCAAATCACAATTAAAGACGAACCTAAAAAAGTTGTATCTCTAGCACCAAATGTTACAGAAACTATCTATGCATTGAATAAACAAAGTACATTAATAGGTAGAACTGACTATTGTACATATCCTAAGGAAGCCCTTAAGGTTCCATCTGTGGGGAATTTAACTGATCCAGATGTTGAAAAGATCATTCAACTAAAACCTGATCTCGTTATAGCTTCCAGCCTTACAGAACCAGCTAGTTTGAAAAAGTTAGAACAAGTTAACTTAAATGTTTTAGTTCTATCTAATGTTGAAAGTTTTGAAAACACTTATAACACTATAAAAACCATTGGAACAGTTTTAAATGCCAACCAAGAAGCATATACTATTGTTTCTAATATGCAAAAGAAAGTTAAAGATGTTGAGGCAAAAGTTAAAGGCAAATCTTCACCTACAGTATATTATGTTGTAAGTTATGGAAAAAGCGGTGACTTTACTGCAGGCAAAGATACTTTCATAGGTAAAATGCTGGAAATGGCAGGAGGGAAAAATGCTGCAGATGACGTAAACGGCTGGAATTATAGTTTAGAAAAACTTGTTGAAAAAAATCCTGACATACTAATATGCTCTAATAAATTTAATTCAAAAGATGGAATAAAATCAGCTGCAGGTTACAAAGACTTAAATGCCGTAAAAACGAATAAACTTTTTGAAATGGACGAAGATATAATTAGCAGGCAGGGTCCAAGATTAGCAGATGGACTTGAAGCTCTAGCTAAGATAATACATCCTGAAGCATTTAAATAATTTCTATGAAAGAGGATTTTACTATGAACCTTTTTTTAAGTAAAAAGCACTTTAAGTTAAACTTTTGTATTTGTGTAATATTACTTTTCTTAGCTGTAATAATATCAACTACCTTAGGCTCTGCAAATATATCTTTTAAGGAAACATTTTGTATAATGTTAAGTAAGATACCTTTTTTAAACAATCTT
It encodes the following:
- a CDS encoding ABC transporter substrate-binding protein; protein product: MFKVKKNFILIFLIAISLLLGGCSTSNSADSNKSSDQKMESTKNTTYPLKIKDSTNRQITIKDEPKKVVSLAPNVTETIYALNKQSTLIGRTDYCTYPKEALKVPSVGNLTDPDVEKIIQLKPDLVIASSLTEPASLKKLEQVNLNVLVLSNVESFENTYNTIKTIGTVLNANQEAYTIVSNMQKKVKDVEAKVKGKSSPTVYYVVSYGKSGDFTAGKDTFIGKMLEMAGGKNAADDVNGWNYSLEKLVEKNPDILICSNKFNSKDGIKSAAGYKDLNAVKTNKLFEMDEDIISRQGPRLADGLEALAKIIHPEAFK